A genomic region of Cannabis sativa cultivar Pink pepper isolate KNU-18-1 chromosome 1, ASM2916894v1, whole genome shotgun sequence contains the following coding sequences:
- the LOC133034939 gene encoding uncharacterized protein LOC133034939 codes for MVGCSFTKACVERGLGLVINNGEEDFGAWFEAFCNSHLTENIEKLSMILWSVWGARNDLVWNDKAISVERVVSSAITYLDLWKSAQNSNGGASSSSSQLRAGVEHWIKPSLGELKVNCDAALFSGERSHGLGWIARDHAGLCVAAAAVKHRGDIDPVVAEALSMKEALSWIKSCWEDSRTVEGLCPTAVLLESDCLVLVNAFNSKSHILSPLGLIVSDCISLIRSFSSFDILVQFVKRSGNQAANWLARSSGSYPDRISSRGSVPSGLEAILLADLL; via the coding sequence ATGGTCGGCTGCTCTTTTACCAAAGCTTGTGTGGAGCGCGGGTTGGGGCTGGTTATTAATAATGGGGAGGAGGATTTTGGTGCCTGGTTTGAAGCTTTCTGTAATTCTCATTTGACTGAGAATATTGAGAAGTTGTCAATGATTCTTTGGAGTGTTTGGGGGGCCCGTAATGATTTAGTCTGGAATGATAAGGCTATTTCTGTGGAAAGAGTTGTTTCATCTGCAATTACTTACCTTGATCTTTGGAAATCTGCTCAAAATAGTAATGGAGGAGCTTCGTCTTCTTCTAGTCAGCTTCGTGCTGGTGTTGAGCACTGGATTAAACCATCTTTGGGAGAGTTGAAGGTTAATTGTGATGCTGCTCTATTTTCTGGAGAAAGGAGTCATGGTTTGGGTTGGATTGCCAGGGATCATGCTGGTTTGTGTGTTGCTGCGGCTGCTGTCAAACACCGAGGAGATATTGATCCTGTTGTTGCTGAGGCACTGTCCATGAAGGAGGCTTTGAGTTGGATTAAGTCCTGTTGGGAAGATAGCAGGACTGTTGAGGGCTTGTGCCCTACAGCGGTATTATTGGAGTCAGATTGTCTTGTGTTGGTTAATGCTTTTAATAGCAAGAGCCATATTCTGTCTCCTCTTGGTCTTATTGTTTCGGATTGTATTTCTCTTATACGATCCTTTTCTAGTTTTGATATTTTAGTTCagtttgttaaacgatctgggAACCAAGCGGCTAACTGGTTAGCTCGTTCTTCTGGTTCATATCCTGATCGTATTTCCAGTAGGGGGTCTGTCCCTTCTGGTTTGGAAGCTATTTTGTTAGCTGATTTGCTTTAA